ACTTTGTCGACTGTAaggtctgtatggatttcctgcATCTTGAAAGCCACTACTTAAATGCAATTCCTTTTATATTTTAAGGATGGCAGTTGTGTAATTAAGGAAATGGTCATACTGAAATACAAAAGTGTCAAGTGCCACGATATATACTGTGCACTGCCTGGCCCAGGAATGTTTGCTGCTGTAACATTAGTACTGCAGTGATCGCTGAGTAGGACTCTTAATTCTCTGCATGCAGGTTGAGGACTCATGTCCCACTCTATAGATTTGAGTACAAAAATGAGCTGTTAGTAGCATTGTAGTTAGTATATTTAGTATAGTTAGTATATTACACTGAAACCAAAACCCACCTGCCTCCTCTGCAGGGTAGAAAAGAATTGAGAATGTGGGAGCAACCCTTAGTGTCCCAGCCAACTCCCCcattaacatcacaaaaacagattgttTCACTATATTGTTTGTACAGCTTGGTGTGTGTAAATTTGCTGCCATGTTTTCTACAATAGAAATTAATAGTGtccaaaaataataaaaacagaacattttgGGAGAAACTTTGCAGATCTAGCTGCTTCTgtcgagaaacagagttaatatttccatTCTGACTTTTCACTCCAAAGAAGAATATAGGAACAATGAACAGGTGTAGTCCATATGGCCCTGttcatctgttccaccattcaatgatgtGTAGGTGCTGGTGttaaactggggtggacaaaagtcaaagagcacacaacaccaggttataggccaacaggtgtatttgaaacaGCAAGCTTTCGGAGACCCACTCAGACAGCTAGTAGTCCTTTAGGAAGCAGCAGCGTACCCAAAAGCATCCagtttcaaataaagctgttggaccatacactgttgtgtgatttttgactttgaccattcaatgagatcatagctgatttgtggcctaactccatataccagcctttggctcatatcccttaatacgttactcaacaaaacaaaatcccGATTCTAAATAAGAGTTatgttggacttgaaatattaattctctcttctcagatactgccagacctgaggATTTTCTCCACCTCTATGTTTTTTATTGTAAAATGTTTTTAGGAGAATTGGGATTATGGTATCTCTGGAGTAGATAAACAACACATCATGATGCCCGTTATCCAAAGACCCTGCACTCAGAACAACTAAGAATACAAATATAATTTTTTTCTTGACATTTTGAGTCACTGACATTTTACGTTGACCACAACCTCTATTGTTGCCTCCAGCGGTTGCGCCCCCTGCGGGGCTCCAGAAGGTAACGGCGGCGGAAGTGAGGCCGGAAGCTCATGGTCGGGAACCTGACAACCGTCGGTTGGCAGcgaggaggctgagggagggtgAGATGATAAGTGGGTGGCTGTGGTGATTAACACATTCTCGATTTGAGGAAGGTGGACGGAGGCTGTGCTGCTGAGGTTAACAGTGAGACGGATATTCCCTTGGGGAGACTAAGGAGTTTGCTCTTAAGCAGCAACCAGTACACCCCCGACCCCACATTCATTAAGAGAAATACCAAGCAgcttttgctttttaaaagtgtGGATTTCGCCATTAAGTTGTAAAGTTTGTTCACTTTCCCTGCCAAAATATGCCAATTTTTCCTGTTAACATATGCCAGCTGTTCCCTGCTAAAATTTGTCAATTTTCCTGGTAACACTTTCAAGTATTCCATGTTAAAATTTGTGCGCCTCAAAGAAATCAACTTTTAAAATACTTATAACAAAcgttatttttctctcttcctgtaTAAAACCTGTTCTTTTAAAAATGCTATTGCTTTTTTGAAAATTCTTAAAATGCCATTTCGTTTCAGATCTAGTTTTCAGGATCTGGTTCCTGTTACAGAACTGGTTGATAACTATTGTAACTGATGGTTGATATTCAAGCTCTGCAGGTATAGTATAAAGCATATCTTACACACCATAAAGTCTTTAATTAAATTAAGAATGTTAAATGTATCAACCATCTTTACCTGATGGGAATAAAAATTATTTGTGCTTAACGGGTGTACTGCAAACTGGAAAATTCTGCCTTATTACAGTTGTCAGTAAATTTTGTTTGGGGTTAAACAGTCAGGAATTGGAAGATGACTCTCAAACTTTTTTTGTGACATTTATCATCACTTCAAGAAGAGCATTTAAAAGAAGCATTTAAATTGTCTCAGTGCTTCACCTAATGTATTACGTAAATGGAATATGTCTTGAAATGAGAATACATAGATTAGAGGCAAGGTTTGGAGAAGTCTCTGTCACGCTTCAAGTATTGTACATGCATGTGTCacagttttacatttttttaaagttctgtTTCCTTAGTATTTGACAAGACTAGTTGGTTTAGTTGAGAGGAATTCAAAATTTACAAGCAGATGCTATTTTAGAGAACCATCTCTCACGGCTTGTCTCCAGCCTTGAGATGTTTCTACTTAAACAATTAAAATTATAGTTTTAGAAGGGCACATCTGGTTGTGCATAGTTCTGTCCAAGTTAAAATTATGTTCTCCACTTAGTGTAAGCAGTCTTGTGGGAAAATTGTTGAATTTTTGCAGTATTTCCAAGTAAAGAAAACTTATTCTGTTGACACCTACTAATAAATGATTGTGGCTATTTCTTTTGTCCAAGCAGAGTTAGAGAATTAATATGATGTGAAAGGGAATATAAATCTAAGATGAATTCATGGATCATGTGCTATAAATTATTAATTGTTGCTTGTCACTACTCAACTACTGTACATCCAAATTTTGTCTATTAAATATCTTCAGCATATACACTGTCTGTCTCATTAATAATTTGTCCCTTAAGGCACATTGATAAACAATAGCTATGCATTGAGAAACAATTCTGATATTGGTGCAGCTTATTCAAGTTATGTTTGATCACTCTTAACCAGAGAGAAATCCCATATTCGATTATACATAAAAGAGATCATTTACCCCAGACAGTTGAAGATAACAACTAATAATAATTAAGCTCGTTGTGAGGAGCAAAATTGTGCAAAAGCAAGAAAACAAAAGTCTGAAATAAATGAACAAACACCATCTGTTCTCCAAAAGTTTGAAATTCTTGGCCTGTCTCTTCAGTGACTCTGAAAACTGTGACACATGAATTCTCTGATGTTCTTAAAGTAATTCTGTAAAATATGAAACTCTGGAGCATAGGGATTAAATTAAATTATGTACCTTTGCTTTAGTACATAATGTGTATAAAATTTGAAATGGGTATCCTTTCCACATAATGTGTCATGCTCTAAAATACTtccttcagttaaaaaaaaaatggaaagaataGCAGATATAACTAATCCAAACATTAATTGTCTGTACAAACAGGATTTCCCAAATTAGGTCTGGGTTCTAAGTAAGTTCCGTATGTTACCTTCATATACCAATGACTTCCTAGCGATCAACATATTGTATCTGGTGCATATTTCACTTTGCCTGTCAGTGCTTGATCTAAATCAGAGATGTTCTTAATTGTAACAGCAGTGGTTTTTACTTCAAGCATCCTAGTCATTAAATCAAGCAACAAATTAATGTCaaatactgtaggaattcttatAATTTGAAACTGACTGGCCCTGACAGTTCGTTTCGCCTACTAGATTTGTGCAGGAGCAAACCAGAGAAGTTTGCATTTTTATGTTTGACTTTCATTCTTTGGAAGAGGACCTAATCTTTTCTCTTTGCCTAGATGACTGTTCACTTGAGTGTGAATCCTTTAAGTTGCATTTTCAAACATTGTTGTGAAAGAATAACACTTCACACCCTTTGTGCTTGTTGATGATGCAAAGGCTTTTGTAACTAATATCTTGCTTTTATTAACTTATTTTGTTTGGTTACTGCTTCAAAGTACTTTGAACCAAGTGGTATGTTTAGTTTTATTTGTAATGTTGGGTTGCTGAGCATTTGTTTTGAACATTGCATATATTTTCTTAATTCCTGCAGCCCATGCTTAATGCCACTTCAGACTGGATTATTGTCTTTGTAGTTTTGACTTTAAAATATCCCTGAAAGCAGGTTGTTGTCCTGTCCTTACGGCAACTGACGGTGTGAAGTTCCGGAAGATGTAACTTTGGAAATGAGAGAAGTGTACATAAAAAGGAAAATTGGTTTCTGAAGTAATTTTGcagaaatgaatttttaaaaagttgtgtgAAATTTCATGAGCCTTTAATTTTTCTGCAGCCACTTTTGACATTGAAACGTGCCCAACAAAAAATGCTGTTCCAAGTGTTGGTGAGCTGTACTTTTATTGTGATGTGTTCCACACACGTTCATCATAAACATGAGCCGATTTCATCTGAGGACCACTATATGGATGGTGGACACAACTCTGAGTACGATCGCGAAGTCTTATTTGGAGGAGAGGTAGGAAATTCCATGCAACTATGTTTATTCATTAGAATGCAAAGGGAGAAAGTTCTGAAGTAAACTATTAAAAATGTGAGTGCCTTGTTAAATatatatagattttaaaaatattgttaagAATATTTCCCTGCATCTTTTATAATACTTTTCTGTTTCATTACTCTTCTGAATTACAGTTCtataaatgcaaaaataaattagAAGATTACTGGCCTGGGCTGTTGCAGTCAGCAGTGAAGTGAATATTCCCTGCTGATCTTGAAGAAGGCTACCCACTGATAGTTGCTAGATCACCAGACCCTGTGAAAGGGCCCCCTCGCTCAACTGGAATTCAAATCTGGTCAAGGGGGTGTTCTGCTGTGCAATGACAGTGAATGTCAGCAATCACATTTaaatgtcagaggctaggaatactgtggcgagtaactcacctgctgactccccaGTGCcaatccaccatttacaaggcacaagtctggagtgtgtTGGAATTCATCcgacttgtctggatgagtgcagcatcAACAATgctcaagcttgacaccatccaagacaaagcagtccacttgactaGGATCCATTCCTTCCACAACTGatgctctgtagcagcagtgtatactaccTACatgatacattgcagaaattcaccaaagatccttagacagtatcttccaagCAGATGACCATTTCCATTGAGATggtaaagggcagcagatacacagggacGTCACCACCTGCAGGCTCCCCTCCAAGTCGCAGACCATCTGACTTGGAAGTTAATTGCCATTCCTTTATTATCCtttaaattcctggaattccctctcaaaGAATATtatgggtttacctacagcacatagactgcagcagttaaagaagatCAACAGTGATAGAGATTGGCAActaggcccagccagtgatatccaaaTCCCAAAagcaaatataaaaaaaacctgaTTCAGATCTCATCTATAATCTTTCATTaaatatctgattttttttgtctgtaaccAGAATGGATATAGGTGTGGTACATTTTTAAGTGCAATATAACAAATAACCACATGTGGTTAGCATGTATTAGTGTGTTAATTATAGTACAAATCTCGCCACAGCCAACCTCAACATCACAATGCAAAAACTCAGTCCTGTTTGATTTCAAAAGCTGAGTAGAATTATGTACGTTATAACTTTTCCAGGAGATCTTTACAGAACACTAGGAATGTTAGGGAACCCTACCCAATTCAACCTATACGTATTTCCCACTTTCACATGATGTGATTGTGATTGATTCAAAATGTCATCAAAAGTGGCATGGTAAGTATGACAGATAGGAATGTACAATTAGTACAGTGTTGATAGTATTGTCTCCATTTctgcaaagaaaaactgaaaattaGTCTAGTTAAAAATTCAATTATGTTGTTTATCAAATACTGGTCATAATAATCACCAATCCCACAAGGCTACCCAAAATAACTTTCTCTGGTGTTAAAACTAACAAAGAATTGCTCCAATGTATAGTTTagagatttttttccccaattttcAGGTCTGTGCCAAAACAGTTTCCTTACAtgtttaagttttatttttcataCCCAGTAGCAGGTGGTACTGATGACCAATCTAATTTCAGCCTCAATCTGATGAAAACTGTATATGTCTTGTATGAAAGTGTAGGTTACCTACATGGGCATCAGATGGGACTTTGTTCTTATTTGCCTTTATAGATGAAGGATTAGAGAACATTGAGCCAACATCACATGTACATTTATGTGAACGTTGTGTATTTCTCAGAAAGAAGTTGGGGAGCTTGCTAAACTGAGCCCTGAGGAACAACAATCTCGGCTCAAATCCCTCATCAAGAAGATGGATGTGGATGCAGATGGCTTTGTAAGCAAAGGTGAGAAGCAGTTTAGGTATTTGTTTTCCAATGTGCCAAAATGACTGACCTTGACCTAATGTTCTGTGCAGAATTCAGCTCACGTTTAAATCagtatcttgctgcaattatttcTTACTTTTCGGTTACATCACAATTCACTTGAAATTATTTTGTGGTCGCCTGGAATTATTGCTGGCCTCTTCACATGATATTTCCTAGCACTGGTCAGAACAAACCAGTGATTCTGCTTTCGCATTCTTGCACATAGTGTTGTTTTGAGAATCACAAATCACAGCTGAATTTTAGTTAAAATTTAATTGGAAGTTAAAATTTAAGCAAGTATGCTCAAACCTTGTTTCATTATACATTTAACGTTTTCTTACCTTGCTTGTACTTTATAGAACTGAGAGTCTAGTATGTTATAATTATACATAAATGATAATTATATCAGGTGCAACACTAGCTTTATAAAATATACCCAAGCACAAGAGCACTTTCATTGTTGTGAGATGCTGAACAAATCATTAAAAAATGATAAATGACTTATTCTAAAGTGAAAAGACAGCTAGCTTATAAGCCAGCAAAAAGGAAATTTTTACAGgagtttgtcatttataaatatatttaatcTTTGTAAACTGACAACATGTTGGAAATAGGAAAGCTGCACCATATTCagaggggaggtgatagcctaatGGACCCAAGTAATGTattagggacctgagttcgaattctgccacggcagatgttggaatttgaattcagtcaacgaaaaatctggaattaagggtctaacgaTTTGttgtcagttgttggaaaaaccctaCTGGTTGGCTCATGTTCTTTAGGGAcggtaactgccatccttacttggtgtgGCTTCCATGTGACACCagtcccatagcaatgtggttgactcattcagagatgagcaataaatgctggtttagccagtgacaccctcaccgcatgaattagttttttttttaaactcacacTTGTTTGTCACAGGTGAGCTCAGTGGATGGATCCAACAGTCCTTTAAACATTATGCTACAGAGGAGAGCAAAGAACAGTttccagaacatgacctggatgGTAATGGAGTTGTTACATGGGAAGAGTACAACATTCATAGTTATGACCGAATGCTGGATTATGATGAAAATACTCCGCTGGCTGATGAAGAGGAGGAATCTCTCAGACAGGTGAGAAGGAAACTTCTTTGAGTCAGGGAATTATACTCAtacatatatttttgaaaaatggaTCCGCGCTTGAAGATAATTTTAAATTGCCAATGAAGGACAAAAATAAATTCCTGTCTTTTCCTAGATTTTCAGTACGTACAGTTTTTGGTTTTTTAAATCCTGGGTACTGAAACTCAGTGCatattttttccttttattttttaaTGCAAGGGTTATTCACAAACATTTTATCAAGAGTCATCACAATCCTGTACAGTGTATTTCTTTCAGACTGTTCTCAACACTGTTTCGATAGTTTATTTTAAGAGAAGTGTTGCTTCCGGACAGAAAATTGTGTGCCATGCCTATTTTGCAAATTTGTTACACTCAGGTGGCACTCCATTGCATTCCTGAAGGATGTGATAAGTCATTTAGATAAGATTGTTAAATATAACCTGCTTGGCTAAGATGCTACTGAAGGAACAGGAAGTTCTTTTAGGATTGTGGTCAACACTTCTCCCTCAACCACAAACATTTTGATCAATTCATTCGTTGGATATTGGTGTCTCCGGCTGGGCTAGTATTTGTTGTTCTTAAAAAGGTGATGAATTTCAGCTAGGACAACATTGTCTGAGGATGGAGGACTAGAAACAGTCAGAATCAACCCATTACCACTGGTTCAATGACTTTTCTATATCAACATTATGCGAAGCCAAGAACTGTCTGTATAAGGCTTGAGGTTAAGTTTACAATACGTTGCGCAGGTTTTTTAGTGCAACATGCCTAAAATTGACCAAATTAGACCAAGGACTTTCAAATACAGGTATGTCCAGTGCATATAGAGTTCCTGAGGCCTTTTGGGGTTTG
This genomic interval from Chiloscyllium plagiosum isolate BGI_BamShark_2017 chromosome 40, ASM401019v2, whole genome shotgun sequence contains the following:
- the rcn2 gene encoding reticulocalbin-2 yields the protein MVDIQALQPLLTLKRAQQKMLFQVLVSCTFIVMCSTHVHHKHEPISSEDHYMDGGHNSEYDREVLFGGEKEVGELAKLSPEEQQSRLKSLIKKMDVDADGFVSKGELSGWIQQSFKHYATEESKEQFPEHDLDGNGVVTWEEYNIHSYDRMLDYDENTPLADEEEESLRQIFLKDKKRFENANIDGLPGLTLTEFVAFEHPEEADYMKEYVIQDALDEHDRDKDGFISLEEFLGDYRKDPGAEEDPEWVTVERDRFENDYDKDKDGKLNQEELLLWIIPNNQDIAHDEADHLVKEIDTNGDEKLTEAEILVSQDLFLNSEATDYGSQLHDEKFYHDEL